One part of the Humulus lupulus chromosome 9, drHumLupu1.1, whole genome shotgun sequence genome encodes these proteins:
- the LOC133799991 gene encoding uncharacterized mitochondrial protein AtMg00810-like translates to MATVHTSLVIAAVKKWKIHHMDVHNAFLHGDLAEERIYALDIISEIGLLGAKPVEFPMEQNHRLALAAGRFLDDPERYHRLVGQLIYLGVTRPDLAYSIHILSQFMQQPEEEHWEEELRVVRYLKNNLGQGILLHADSTLHLEGWCDSDWASCPLMQRSLSGWFVLLGYSPVSWKTKRQPTISRSSAEAKYRPMASITWELKWLKQLLGELGVQHKKGMREIVI, encoded by the exons ATGGCGACAGTTCATACTTCTCTTGTAATAGCAGCAGTCAAGAAGTGGAAAATTCATCATATGGATGTACATAATGCCTTCTTGCATGGTGATTTAGCCGAAGAG AGGATATATGCATTGGACATTATCTCTGAGATAGGATTACTAGGCGCTAAACCTGTCGAATTCCCTATGGAGCAAAACCATCGTTTGGCATTGGCAGCTGGACGATTCCTTGATGATCCGGAGCGATATCATCGACTAGTTGGGCAGTTGATTTATTTGGGTGTTACGCGTCCTGATTTGGCTTACTCAATTCATATTCTCTCCCAGTTTATGCAACAGCCCGAGGAAGAGCATTGGGAAGAGGAATTACGTGTTGTTCGCTATTTGAAAAATAATCTTGGCCAAGGGATATTATTACATGCTGACAGCACATTACACTTGGAAGGATGGTGTGATTCTGATTGGGCAAGTTGTCCATTAATGCAACGATCATTGAGTGGTTGGTTTGTTTTACTTGGTTATTCTCCTGTTTCCTGGAAAACCAAGAGGCAACCAACTATTTCACGTTCATCAGCAGAGGCAAAGTATAGACCGATGGCATCTATTACCTGGGaactgaaatggctcaaacagtTGCTTGGGGAGTTGGGTGTACAACACAAGAAGGGAATGAGAGAAATTGTCATTTAG
- the LOC133799990 gene encoding uncharacterized protein LOC133799990 gives MATVHTSLVIAAVKKWKIHHMDVHNAFLHGDLAEEETIQINVLVYVDDMITASNDMMALAIFKDYLGKCFKMKDLGFMQQPEEEHWEEELRVVRYLKNNLGQGILLHADSTLHLEGWCDSDWMPVFHERIKHIEVDCYFVRDVITKVLSVPSYVPIKQQLADIFTKALGRSQFDFCLEIYLDAIEILSSSPSSI, from the exons ATGGCGACAGTTCATACTTCTCTTGTAATAGCAGCAGTCAAGAAGTGGAAAATTCATCATATGGATGTACATAATGCCTTCTTGCATGGTGATTTAGCTGAAGAG GAAACAATTCAGATTAATGTGCttgtatatgtggatgatatgatTACTGCTAGCAATGATATGATGGCCTTGGCAATCTTTAAAGACTATCTTGGAAAATGCTTCAAAATGAAAGATCTGGGG TTTATGCAACAGCCCGAGGAAGAGCATTGGGAAGAGGAATTACGTGTTGTTCGCTATTTGAAAAATAATCTTGGCCAAGGGATATTATTACATGCTGACAGCACATTACACTTGGAAGGATGGTGTGATTCTGATTGG ATGCCTGTTTTCCATGAGCGGATAAAACATATTGAGGTAGATTGTTATTTTGTTCGAGATGTGATTACAAAGGTCTTAAGTGTTCCCTCGTATGTGCCTATAAAGCAACAATTGGCGGACATTTTTACGAAAGCTTTGGGTCGATCACAGTTTGATTTTTGC TTGGAGATCTATTTGGATGCCATTGAAATCTTATCATCTTCTCCTTCATCTATATAG